A genomic stretch from Halobellus sp. LT62 includes:
- a CDS encoding 30S ribosomal protein S19 translates to MSSEYRTGREGEFTYRGHTLDELQEMSLDEVAELLPARQRRTIERGLTVQQEKLLETAREGDVQETANDPIRTHLRDMPVLPEFVEKTFEVYNGQSFERVRVEPEMIGHYLGEFQLTRNSVEHGQAGIGATRSSKFVPLK, encoded by the coding sequence ATGAGTTCGGAATACCGTACCGGCCGCGAGGGTGAGTTCACCTACCGCGGTCACACGCTCGACGAGCTGCAGGAGATGTCGCTCGACGAGGTCGCGGAACTGCTCCCCGCTCGACAGCGGCGAACCATCGAACGAGGACTCACGGTCCAACAGGAGAAGCTGCTGGAGACGGCCCGCGAGGGCGACGTCCAGGAGACCGCCAACGACCCGATCCGGACGCACCTCCGGGATATGCCCGTCCTCCCCGAGTTCGTCGAGAAGACGTTCGAGGTCTACAACGGGCAGTCCTTCGAGCGCGTCCGCGTCGAGCCCGAGATGATCGGGCACTATCTGGGCGAGTTCCAGCTGACCCGCAATTCGGTCGAACACGGTCAGGCCGGAATCGGCGCGACCCGGTCCTCGAAGTTCGTGCCGCTCAAATAA
- a CDS encoding 50S ribosomal protein L6 produces the protein MTRVEIEIPDEVSAEVSNLDLTVEGPNGSVTRTLWFPSVSVSVEDGAVVIASEEEDAKTNATVGTFESHVSNMIHGVTEGWEYEMEVYYAHFPMQVDVEGDEVVITNFLGEKSSRRTPIRGDTEVQIDGEAVTLTGPSKEDVGQTAADIEQLTRVTDKDTRVFQDGVYITQKPQTGGA, from the coding sequence ATGACCAGAGTAGAAATCGAGATTCCGGACGAGGTCTCCGCCGAGGTGTCCAACCTCGATCTGACCGTCGAGGGGCCGAACGGCAGCGTCACCCGGACGCTGTGGTTCCCCTCGGTCAGCGTCAGTGTCGAAGACGGTGCCGTCGTGATCGCCTCCGAGGAGGAGGACGCCAAGACGAACGCGACCGTCGGGACCTTCGAGAGCCACGTGTCGAATATGATCCACGGGGTCACCGAAGGCTGGGAGTACGAGATGGAAGTCTACTACGCTCACTTCCCGATGCAGGTCGACGTCGAGGGCGACGAAGTCGTCATCACGAACTTCCTCGGCGAGAAGTCCTCGCGACGGACGCCGATCCGCGGAGACACGGAGGTACAGATCGACGGCGAAGCGGTCACCCTGACGGGCCCCTCGAAAGAGGACGTCGGGCAGACCGCCGCCGACATCGAACAGCTTACTCGCGTGACGGACAAGGATACGCGCGTCTTCCAAGACGGCGTCTACATCACGCAGAAGCCGCAGACCGGAGGTGCCTGA
- a CDS encoding 30S ribosomal protein S5, with protein sequence MSQRNDNGWTPRTRLGRMVQDGDITSMEQALDTGLPLKEPELVDQLLPGLDDEVLDINMVQRMTDSGRRVKFRCVVAIGNRDGFLGYAEARDDQVGSAIQKAIDVAKLNIISVDRGSGSWEDSAGGLNSLTRKAEGKAGSVTVEIMPAPQGLGLAAAPTVRNILELAGVQDAWTRSNGNTRTTVNLAKATYNALRNASQSRTPKRAAAKQREQEVSE encoded by the coding sequence ATGAGCCAACGCAACGACAACGGCTGGACGCCGCGCACGCGGCTCGGCCGAATGGTACAGGACGGCGACATCACCTCGATGGAGCAGGCCCTCGACACGGGCCTGCCCCTGAAGGAGCCGGAACTCGTCGATCAGCTCCTGCCGGGGCTGGACGACGAGGTGCTCGACATCAACATGGTCCAGCGGATGACAGACTCGGGCCGCCGAGTCAAGTTCCGCTGCGTCGTCGCAATCGGTAACCGCGACGGCTTCCTCGGCTACGCCGAGGCGCGAGACGACCAAGTCGGGTCAGCAATTCAAAAGGCGATCGACGTCGCGAAACTCAACATCATCTCGGTGGACCGCGGCTCGGGCTCGTGGGAGGACTCCGCCGGCGGCCTCAACTCCCTCACTCGCAAGGCCGAGGGGAAGGCCGGCTCGGTGACCGTCGAGATTATGCCCGCACCGCAGGGGCTCGGCCTCGCGGCCGCCCCGACCGTTCGCAACATCCTCGAACTGGCGGGCGTCCAAGACGCTTGGACCCGCTCGAACGGGAACACGCGGACGACGGTCAACCTCGCGAAGGCGACGTACAACGCCCTGCGCAACGCCTCGCAGTCGCGGACGCCCAAGCGCGCCGCGGCTAAGCAGCGAGAGCAGGAGGTGAGCGAATGA
- a CDS encoding ribonuclease P protein component 1 → MALTPETLTRHELNGLRVAVVDAPNPDLVGICGRVVVETMRTLHVDVSECDDKAVGDDADEAARRTRVKQVPKQGSTFEFELPARAGPPGCTDEAADVAKASGTASKLRSETAGGFDAGQSGRPAVDSAAASRRSAGNCEGTAYVTVDGTRLLSRPALRTEKAGDTLWR, encoded by the coding sequence ATGGCACTGACACCCGAAACGCTGACGCGACACGAACTCAACGGCCTCCGCGTGGCCGTCGTCGACGCGCCCAACCCCGACCTCGTCGGGATCTGCGGGCGCGTCGTCGTCGAGACGATGCGGACGCTGCACGTCGACGTCAGCGAGTGCGACGACAAGGCGGTCGGCGACGACGCCGACGAGGCCGCGCGTCGCACGCGGGTAAAACAGGTGCCGAAGCAGGGCTCGACGTTCGAGTTCGAGCTCCCCGCCCGGGCGGGACCACCCGGATGCACAGATGAAGCCGCCGACGTCGCGAAGGCGTCGGGGACCGCGTCCAAACTTCGATCGGAAACTGCCGGCGGATTCGATGCCGGTCAGTCTGGTCGGCCTGCTGTGGATTCCGCAGCGGCTTCTCGGCGTTCCGCCGGGAATTGCGAGGGCACGGCCTACGTTACGGTGGATGGCACACGTCTGCTCTCACGACCCGCCTTGCGGACCGAGAAGGCAGGTGACACATTATGGCGATAG
- a CDS encoding 30S ribosomal protein S17 — MAIGLNVEEPEEACSDENCPFHGTLSVRGQTLEGTVASTDMEKTVIVEREYDVHVPKYDRYMKRRSRIPAHAPPCVELSEGDTVRIAETRPLSKTKAHVVVETLGGEE; from the coding sequence ATGGCGATAGGACTGAACGTAGAAGAACCGGAGGAGGCCTGCTCCGACGAGAACTGTCCGTTCCACGGGACACTTTCCGTGCGCGGACAGACGCTCGAGGGCACGGTCGCCTCTACCGATATGGAGAAAACCGTCATCGTGGAGCGTGAATACGACGTTCACGTTCCCAAGTACGACCGCTACATGAAGCGGCGTAGTCGCATTCCGGCTCACGCGCCCCCTTGCGTCGAGCTCTCGGAAGGCGATACGGTACGCATCGCAGAGACCCGACCGCTGTCGAAGACCAAGGCTCACGTCGTGGTCGAGACCCTCGGAGGTGAGGAGTGA
- a CDS encoding 50S ribosomal protein L30 yields MQAVVQLRGDVNMSSAVHDTLKMLNIHHVNHCAFVPETETYRGMITKVNDFVAHGEPSADVVETVLRTRAEPEEGDADVDEEWLAENTDYDDFGALTEALLDEETTLREQGLSPALRLHPPRGGHRGQKHPTTEGGQIGKHNTEQIDELLEAMR; encoded by the coding sequence ATGCAAGCGGTCGTTCAGCTTCGCGGCGACGTTAATATGAGCTCGGCCGTCCACGACACGCTCAAGATGCTCAACATCCACCACGTGAACCACTGCGCGTTCGTCCCGGAGACGGAGACGTACCGCGGGATGATCACGAAGGTCAACGACTTCGTCGCTCACGGCGAACCGAGCGCCGACGTCGTCGAGACCGTCCTGCGGACGCGCGCGGAGCCCGAGGAGGGCGACGCCGACGTCGACGAGGAGTGGCTCGCGGAGAACACCGACTACGACGACTTCGGTGCGCTCACGGAAGCGCTCCTCGACGAGGAGACGACGCTGCGAGAGCAGGGACTCTCCCCGGCGCTTCGACTGCACCCGCCGCGCGGCGGTCACCGCGGTCAGAAGCATCCGACGACCGAGGGCGGTCAGATCGGTAAGCACAACACCGAGCAGATCGACGAACTCCTGGAGGCGATGCGATGA
- a CDS encoding 30S ribosomal protein S3 → MADEHQFIEDGLQRSQIDEFFADELGRAGYGGMDVAKTPMGTQIVLKAEKPGMVIGKGGKNIRKVTRELEERFNLDDPQIDVQEVDEPDLNARIVADRLANALERGWYFRKAGHTTIDRIMESGALGAEIVLSGKVTGARSRVEKFNRGYIKHNGEPAQEIVDEGQGVAVMKLGTIGVTVKIIPPGAELPDDFEIHEDVEVEPVEQVAESEGVESLLEEEPEEVPDVGEDDEVEIPDEEPEDVIDEEVVEEVIEETDEEPVETGDVDDEEDVEEELDELDEEVEAEAEELLDEMEDADDESAEDEDTDADADDADADESDADADESDADESDADEEVEE, encoded by the coding sequence ATGGCAGACGAACATCAGTTCATCGAAGACGGGCTGCAGCGCTCCCAGATCGACGAGTTCTTCGCAGACGAACTCGGTCGCGCCGGCTACGGCGGGATGGACGTCGCGAAGACCCCGATGGGGACGCAGATCGTCCTGAAGGCCGAAAAGCCCGGGATGGTCATCGGAAAAGGCGGGAAGAACATCCGCAAGGTCACCCGCGAACTCGAAGAGCGGTTCAACCTCGACGACCCCCAGATCGACGTGCAGGAGGTCGACGAGCCCGACCTGAACGCCCGCATCGTCGCGGACCGACTGGCCAACGCCTTGGAGCGCGGCTGGTACTTCCGTAAGGCGGGCCACACGACCATCGACCGCATTATGGAGTCCGGCGCGCTGGGTGCCGAGATCGTCCTGAGCGGGAAGGTCACCGGTGCGCGTTCGCGCGTCGAGAAGTTCAACCGCGGCTACATCAAGCACAACGGCGAACCCGCCCAAGAGATCGTCGACGAGGGTCAGGGCGTCGCCGTGATGAAGCTCGGCACGATCGGCGTGACCGTCAAGATCATCCCGCCGGGCGCGGAGCTGCCCGACGACTTCGAGATCCACGAGGACGTCGAGGTCGAACCCGTCGAGCAGGTCGCAGAAAGCGAAGGCGTCGAGTCGCTCCTCGAAGAGGAGCCCGAGGAAGTTCCGGACGTCGGCGAGGACGACGAGGTCGAAATCCCCGACGAGGAGCCCGAGGACGTCATCGACGAGGAAGTCGTCGAAGAGGTCATCGAGGAGACCGACGAGGAACCCGTCGAGACGGGCGACGTCGACGACGAGGAAGACGTCGAGGAAGAGCTCGACGAACTCGACGAGGAAGTCGAAGCCGAGGCGGAAGAGCTCCTCGACGAGATGGAAGACGCCGACGACGAGTCGGCCGAAGACGAGGATACGGACGCTGACGCGGACGACGCCGACGCAGACGAGTCGGACGCTGACGCGGACGAGTCGGACGCGGATGAGTCGGATGCTGACGAGGAGGTCGAAGAATAA
- a CDS encoding uL15m family ribosomal protein encodes MTSKKRRQRGSRTHGGGTHKNRRGAGHRGGRGRAGRSKHEFHNYEPIGKHGFKRPEDAQLTVAEVNVQTLDEDAALLVADGLAEADGDAYHIDARDVADDAESADAVKVLGGGQVRQELHVVADAFSADAAELIEEAGGSVELTERGEELAAEEEADEDEAEDAEE; translated from the coding sequence ATGACGTCGAAGAAGCGACGTCAGCGCGGCTCCCGAACGCACGGTGGCGGCACGCACAAGAACCGGCGCGGAGCCGGTCACCGCGGCGGCCGCGGTCGCGCGGGACGCAGTAAACACGAGTTCCACAACTACGAGCCGATCGGCAAACACGGCTTCAAGCGCCCCGAGGACGCACAGCTGACGGTCGCCGAGGTCAACGTCCAGACGCTGGACGAGGACGCGGCGCTGCTCGTTGCCGACGGCCTCGCGGAGGCCGATGGTGACGCCTACCACATCGACGCGCGCGATGTCGCCGACGACGCAGAGAGCGCGGACGCCGTGAAGGTGCTCGGCGGCGGGCAGGTCCGACAGGAGCTGCACGTCGTCGCGGACGCCTTCTCCGCGGACGCCGCCGAACTCATCGAGGAGGCCGGTGGCAGCGTCGAACTCACCGAACGCGGCGAGGAGCTCGCCGCCGAGGAAGAAGCAGACGAAGACGAAGCCGAAGACGCCGAGGAGTAA
- a CDS encoding 50S ribosomal protein L32e, whose amino-acid sequence MADDDIETLEDISGVGPSKADALREAGYESVDDVKAASQSELADVDGIGNALAARIKADVGGLEVSEETEAEVEEETEEEEPDEDVETELRPRGHADKTPELDDETARALGQKHREGKPAFRRQKYHAKKRVPESWRKPRGNLSKQRRGIKGKGDMVEAGYRTPKAARGLHPSGFEEVRVHNVDDLEGVDGDTQAVRIASKVGARKRERIEEEAEDREIRVLNPTYVEVEVEE is encoded by the coding sequence ATGGCCGACGACGACATCGAAACACTCGAAGACATCAGCGGTGTCGGTCCCTCGAAGGCCGACGCGCTCCGCGAGGCGGGCTATGAATCGGTCGACGACGTCAAAGCCGCCAGCCAGTCGGAGCTCGCCGACGTCGACGGCATCGGCAACGCCCTCGCAGCCCGTATCAAGGCTGACGTCGGCGGACTCGAGGTCTCTGAGGAGACCGAGGCCGAAGTCGAAGAGGAGACCGAAGAGGAAGAACCCGACGAGGACGTCGAAACGGAGCTTCGTCCCCGCGGCCACGCCGACAAGACGCCCGAACTCGACGACGAGACGGCGCGTGCGCTCGGCCAGAAGCACCGCGAGGGCAAGCCCGCGTTCCGTCGCCAGAAGTATCACGCCAAAAAGCGCGTGCCCGAATCGTGGCGCAAGCCCCGCGGCAACCTCTCGAAACAGCGCCGCGGCATCAAGGGCAAAGGCGATATGGTCGAGGCGGGCTACCGCACGCCGAAGGCCGCCCGCGGTCTGCACCCCTCCGGCTTCGAGGAGGTCCGCGTGCACAACGTGGACGACCTCGAGGGCGTCGACGGGGACACCCAGGCCGTTCGCATCGCCTCGAAAGTCGGCGCTCGCAAGCGCGAGCGCATCGAGGAGGAAGCCGAGGACCGCGAGATCCGCGTCCTCAACCCGACCTACGTCGAAGTGGAGGTCGAAGAGTAA
- a CDS encoding 50S ribosomal protein L22 has protein sequence MGINYSVEADPETTAKGMLRDRPISLKHSKAISREIKGLSVADAEEYLHDVIDEKQSVPFKQHNTGVGHRSDIDGWDAGRYPEKASKAFLELLENVSSNADEQGFDGDEMTITHVAAHKVGERQGRKPRAFGSADPWNTPICDVELIVEEPEEVEA, from the coding sequence ATGGGTATCAACTACAGCGTCGAGGCCGACCCGGAGACCACCGCCAAGGGGATGCTCCGCGATCGGCCCATCAGCCTGAAGCACAGCAAGGCCATCTCCCGAGAGATCAAGGGACTGTCCGTCGCGGACGCGGAGGAGTACCTCCACGACGTCATCGACGAGAAGCAGTCCGTTCCGTTCAAACAGCACAACACCGGCGTCGGACACCGATCCGACATCGACGGCTGGGACGCGGGACGCTACCCCGAGAAGGCCTCGAAGGCGTTCCTCGAACTCCTCGAGAACGTCTCCTCGAACGCCGACGAACAGGGATTCGACGGCGACGAGATGACGATCACACACGTCGCCGCCCACAAGGTCGGCGAACGCCAGGGCCGCAAGCCCCGCGCGTTCGGTAGCGCCGATCCGTGGAACACGCCGATCTGCGACGTCGAACTCATCGTCGAAGAACCAGAGGAGGTCGAAGCCTAA
- a CDS encoding 30S ribosomal protein S14 encodes MSESETEQTGEHASRRTGQSHECRRCGRNQGLVGKYEIYLCRQCFREVAREMGFKKYR; translated from the coding sequence ATGAGCGAATCAGAGACTGAACAGACGGGCGAGCACGCGAGCCGTCGCACGGGCCAGAGCCACGAGTGCCGGCGTTGCGGTCGCAATCAGGGACTCGTCGGTAAGTACGAGATCTACCTGTGCCGACAGTGCTTCCGCGAGGTCGCCCGCGAGATGGGATTCAAGAAGTACCGATAA
- a CDS encoding 50S ribosomal protein L14: MEALKADVTKGLERGSLITCADNTGARELKVISVKGYSGTKNRHPAAGIGDQVTVSVTKGTPEMRRQVLEAVIVRQRKSIRRPDGTRVKFEDNAAVIIDEMDEPRGTEIKGPIAREVAERFGSIASTATMIV, from the coding sequence ATGGAGGCGCTGAAAGCCGACGTCACCAAAGGCCTCGAACGGGGCTCGCTCATCACGTGCGCGGACAACACCGGTGCACGCGAGCTGAAGGTCATCAGCGTGAAGGGCTACTCAGGAACCAAGAACCGACACCCCGCGGCGGGCATCGGCGACCAGGTTACCGTTTCGGTGACCAAAGGGACGCCGGAAATGCGCCGCCAGGTGCTCGAAGCCGTCATCGTCCGCCAGCGGAAATCGATCCGCCGGCCGGACGGGACGCGCGTGAAGTTCGAGGACAACGCCGCCGTCATCATCGACGAGATGGACGAGCCTCGCGGGACCGAGATCAAGGGCCCCATCGCGCGCGAAGTGGCCGAGCGCTTCGGGAGCATCGCCTCGACGGCGACGATGATTGTATAG
- a CDS encoding 50S ribosomal protein L19e: protein MTDLKAQKRMAADVLDVGKSRVWFDPDEQSEIAEAITRDDIRDLVDQGLIRAKDAKGNSKGRARERAAKRAYGHRKGPGSRKGKSGGRKNSKEEWVSRIRAQRRRLKELRDDGPLNPTQYREVYNKASGGEFDDVARLEAYVRNNYDVEIE, encoded by the coding sequence ATGACGGATCTGAAAGCACAGAAGCGTATGGCGGCCGACGTCCTCGACGTCGGCAAAAGCCGCGTCTGGTTCGATCCAGACGAACAGTCCGAGATCGCGGAGGCCATCACCCGCGACGATATCCGTGACCTGGTTGATCAGGGGCTCATTCGCGCGAAAGACGCGAAGGGCAACTCCAAGGGTCGCGCCCGTGAACGCGCCGCAAAGCGCGCGTACGGCCACCGTAAGGGCCCCGGTTCCCGGAAAGGGAAATCCGGCGGTCGGAAGAACTCGAAAGAAGAATGGGTCAGCCGGATCCGCGCACAGCGTCGTCGCCTGAAGGAACTGCGCGACGACGGTCCGCTCAACCCGACGCAGTACCGCGAAGTGTACAACAAGGCGTCGGGTGGCGAATTCGACGACGTGGCACGGCTCGAAGCGTATGTCAGAAACAACTACGACGTGGAGATAGAATAA
- the rpmC gene encoding 50S ribosomal protein L29, translated as MAILYPEEIRDMTAAEREAELEELETELLNTKAVQAAGGAPENPGRVGELKRTIARIKTIQAEEGDNDDE; from the coding sequence ATGGCGATCCTCTACCCCGAAGAGATCCGCGATATGACGGCCGCAGAGCGCGAGGCCGAGCTCGAAGAGCTCGAAACCGAGCTGCTCAACACGAAGGCCGTGCAGGCCGCCGGTGGTGCCCCGGAGAACCCGGGGCGCGTCGGCGAGCTCAAGCGCACGATCGCGCGGATCAAGACGATCCAAGCGGAAGAAGGCGACAACGACGACGAATAA
- a CDS encoding 30S ribosomal protein S8, translated as MAGNDPLANALAGVDNAESVGHLSHKIQPASNVIGSVLEVFYDRGYVDGFEFVDDGKAGRFEVELSGAINECGAVKPRYSAGADEFEKWEKRYLPARDYGTLIVTTSHGVMSHYEAREQGIGGQIIAYVY; from the coding sequence ATGGCAGGAAATGATCCACTCGCCAACGCGCTCGCCGGCGTCGACAACGCCGAGAGCGTCGGGCACCTGTCCCACAAGATACAGCCCGCCTCCAACGTCATCGGCTCCGTCCTCGAGGTCTTCTACGACCGCGGGTACGTCGACGGCTTCGAGTTCGTCGACGACGGCAAGGCCGGACGTTTCGAGGTCGAACTGAGCGGCGCAATCAACGAATGTGGTGCCGTCAAGCCCCGCTACTCCGCGGGCGCAGACGAGTTCGAGAAGTGGGAGAAGCGATATCTCCCCGCCCGTGACTACGGGACGCTCATCGTCACGACGAGCCACGGCGTCATGAGCCACTACGAGGCCCGCGAACAGGGCATCGGTGGCCAAATAATCGCCTACGTGTACTGA
- a CDS encoding 50S ribosomal protein L5 has protein sequence MSEAEFHSMRQPRIEKVVAHMGVGEGGRELANAEEILEEIAEQEAVRTTATRAATQFGSRVGDPVGAKVTLRGEAAEAFLEKALPITDLSERQFDETGNFSFGVEEHTAFPSQEYDPQIGIYGLDVTVNLVRPGYRVKKRDKASQSIPNRHRLTPEDAIVFVEETFDVEVTA, from the coding sequence ATGAGCGAGGCTGAATTCCATTCGATGCGCCAGCCGCGCATCGAGAAGGTCGTCGCCCACATGGGCGTCGGCGAGGGCGGTCGCGAACTCGCGAACGCCGAGGAGATCCTCGAAGAGATCGCCGAGCAGGAGGCCGTCCGAACGACGGCGACCCGCGCGGCGACGCAGTTCGGTTCGCGCGTCGGCGACCCGGTCGGCGCGAAGGTCACCCTTCGCGGCGAGGCCGCGGAAGCCTTCCTCGAGAAGGCGCTGCCGATCACCGACCTCTCCGAGCGGCAGTTCGACGAGACGGGCAATTTCAGCTTCGGCGTCGAGGAACACACGGCGTTCCCGTCGCAGGAGTACGACCCGCAGATCGGTATCTACGGGCTGGACGTGACGGTCAACCTCGTCCGCCCCGGCTACCGCGTGAAGAAGCGCGATAAGGCGTCCCAATCGATTCCGAACCGGCATCGACTGACGCCCGAGGACGCGATCGTCTTCGTCGAGGAGACGTTCGACGTGGAGGTCACAGCATGA
- the rplX gene encoding 50S ribosomal protein L24, which translates to MSKQPRKQRTRTQNAPLHERQSQVRATLSDELREEYGQRNVRVNAGDTVEVLRGDHAGTDGEVVEVDLTDSVVYVEDVTVEKADGEEVPRPLDASNLRVTGLDLEDDRREARLQATEDEE; encoded by the coding sequence ATGTCGAAGCAACCACGCAAACAGCGAACACGGACGCAGAACGCGCCGCTGCACGAGCGGCAGAGTCAGGTCCGCGCGACGCTGTCCGACGAGCTCCGCGAGGAGTACGGACAGCGGAACGTTCGCGTCAACGCGGGCGACACCGTCGAGGTGCTCCGCGGCGACCACGCCGGAACGGACGGCGAAGTCGTCGAGGTCGACCTCACGGATTCGGTCGTCTACGTCGAAGACGTGACGGTCGAGAAGGCCGACGGCGAGGAAGTGCCTCGTCCGCTCGACGCCTCGAACCTCCGCGTGACGGGACTGGACCTCGAAGACGACCGCCGTGAGGCGCGACTGCAAGCGACGGAGGACGAAGAATGA
- a CDS encoding 50S ribosomal protein L18 — translation MATGPRYKVPMRRRREVRTDYHQRLRLLKSGKPRLVARTSNKHVRAQLITPGPDGDETHAAASSEDLAEYGWEAPTGNLPSAYLTGYLAGVRAVDAGLEEAVLDIGLNTATPGNKVFAVQEGAIDAGLEIPHNESVLADWSRNRGEHIAEYAEQLDEPLYSGDFDATKLPEHFDDVLERLQEDV, via the coding sequence ATGGCAACAGGACCACGCTACAAAGTGCCGATGCGACGTCGGCGCGAGGTCCGGACGGACTACCACCAGAGGTTGCGCCTGCTGAAATCGGGCAAGCCCCGCCTCGTTGCTCGCACGAGCAACAAGCACGTCAGGGCGCAGCTGATCACCCCCGGACCGGACGGAGACGAAACGCACGCGGCCGCAAGCTCCGAGGACCTCGCCGAGTACGGCTGGGAGGCTCCCACTGGGAACCTACCGAGCGCGTACCTGACGGGCTACCTCGCGGGAGTGCGAGCCGTCGACGCCGGCCTCGAAGAGGCCGTGCTCGACATCGGACTGAACACCGCGACGCCCGGTAATAAGGTGTTCGCGGTACAGGAAGGAGCAATAGACGCTGGCCTCGAAATCCCGCACAACGAGTCGGTGCTCGCGGACTGGTCGCGCAACCGCGGCGAACACATCGCCGAGTACGCCGAGCAGCTCGACGAACCGCTTTACAGCGGAGATTTCGACGCCACGAAGCTCCCTGAGCACTTCGACGACGTGCTCGAACGACTACAGGAGGACGTATGA
- a CDS encoding 30S ribosomal protein S4e yields MTRHQKRLSAPNAWPVERKTGTFTVKAGAGPHGEAGVPLLVLLRDVLGYVDSKKEARYALNEGSVLVNGDAVSDEQRPVGMFDILAFTEREEYYRVFPEEGGRLALTPIDGDAADSRLGKIVNKQEISGGDTQLTLHDGANVRVDEESDYSSKDSLVVDNETKEIVAHFPYEEGALVTAIDGTHSGEIGTIDEITVTAGSGNNTVSVETDDDSFETIEQYVVVIDEKFVGDDDGSEDEPSDEAAADEADAEEAVDDDSADGGDDE; encoded by the coding sequence ATGACCCGACACCAGAAGCGACTTTCCGCACCGAACGCGTGGCCCGTCGAGCGGAAGACGGGGACGTTCACGGTGAAGGCCGGCGCGGGTCCGCACGGAGAGGCGGGGGTTCCCCTGCTCGTACTCCTGCGCGACGTGCTCGGCTACGTCGACTCGAAGAAGGAGGCGCGTTACGCCCTCAACGAGGGATCGGTCCTCGTCAACGGCGACGCCGTCTCCGACGAGCAGCGCCCGGTGGGGATGTTCGACATCCTCGCGTTCACCGAGCGCGAAGAGTACTACCGCGTCTTCCCCGAGGAGGGCGGACGGCTGGCGCTGACGCCGATCGACGGTGACGCCGCCGACAGCCGACTCGGGAAGATCGTCAACAAGCAGGAGATCAGCGGCGGCGACACGCAGCTGACGCTCCACGACGGCGCGAACGTTCGCGTCGACGAGGAAAGCGACTACAGCAGCAAAGACTCCCTCGTCGTCGACAACGAGACGAAGGAGATCGTCGCGCACTTCCCCTACGAGGAGGGTGCGCTCGTCACCGCCATCGACGGCACCCACTCCGGCGAGATCGGTACGATCGACGAGATCACCGTGACCGCCGGCAGTGGAAACAACACCGTTTCCGTCGAAACGGACGACGACAGCTTCGAGACGATCGAGCAGTACGTCGTCGTGATCGACGAGAAGTTCGTCGGCGACGATGACGGCTCCGAGGACGAGCCGTCGGACGAGGCGGCCGCTGACGAGGCTGACGCCGAGGAAGCCGTCGACGACGACTCCGCCGACGGAGGTGACGACGAATGA